In Plasmodium gaboni strain SY75 chromosome 14, whole genome shotgun sequence, one genomic interval encodes:
- a CDS encoding EMP1-trafficking protein has protein sequence MSKLKCDKLHRINNNHENVRKINSSMSIVYYTIRKNIHYIKEGTKFYYSLVKILLITFFICIFTRSNHGPFYETFKNKPNIKSICNKRLNRYLYEYQISNNSNYFNNAYANNQNILIDNYNNEIDYLNDYVKNDILNNSEQININNETINKKCSVLLRKQRVLYEEKTDAVTTSEGASETLGDIRNKLKTRTETPDGITYGNRMHGPMKGKLDNLSNKPSEFRRTNNKEYETKLKGPPTNENDYRKNIMKEPEVKTKVINLKNCGVNKSRVVAYEVVPKIVTTKDEGNRKINRVEYEIRAKYDTTSKNEENNNDTTTNEISSKMETKNESIMGNSNGTYEVREEKMNISQQSRLNSKSGNMNGIKSNVTTSKETPIAKPNNNIENKDGKNPFIDDDVSNKKGNLQDNNRKLNVTINSNNVKNNLGNNNNQMKQGTNPFIDDVHDKKDNFQDNNRKLNVTTNTTNIKNKLGNNNNQMKQGKNPFIDDDVNDKKDNLQDSNRVLKKGTNPFIDEDELEEIHKQEREEKIRNEKKQNGGNNQNKKSSPNSQNKTINQNKQNSQNRTNNQNKQNSQNRTNNQNKQNKQNIPNKLDNKNKENTQCNQNENLKTSDNKTNEKLNRKTSKDNKVNKKNNDENNNSLKNSKFKDVLLDVAKDIENGISSDMLNKNHRLKNENKNQGRKLKNESITQNKLENKSARNMDDSKHLFENGYDLKKESKRDFNISQESGLDYTHEYERELNKEYDRYSDRGSTYMEYDEYCDYDEYDDYNDYDDNYVGNPMKLFTSDIMNRYGNIKSGLKHNTNKIAKTVLKGIDDIEDEGPSIK, from the exons ATGTCTAAGTTAAAATGTGATAAACTGCATagaattaataataatcacGAAAATGttagaaaaattaatagTTCTATGTCTAttgtatattatacaaTAAGAAAGaatatacattatataaaagaaggaacaaaattttattattccttagtaaaaatattattaattacgttttttatttgtatatttacAAGATCGAATCAT GGTCCTTTTTATGAgacatttaaaaataaaccTAATATAAAAAGCATATGTAATAAAAGACTTAATAGATATTTGTATGAATACCAAATAAGTAATAATTCCAACTATTTTAATAATGCTTATGcaaataatcaaaatatactaattgataattataataatgagaTAGATTATTTGAATGattatgtaaaaaatgatattttaaataacTCTGAAcagataaatataaacaatgaaacaataaataaaaaatgtagTGTATTATTAAGAAAACAAAGAGTActatatgaagaaaaaacaGACGCTGTTACAACAAGTGAAGGTGCTTCAGAAACATTAGGGGATATTCgtaataaattaaaaacaaGAACAGAGACACCTGATGGAATTACATACGGCAATAGAATGCATGGACCAATGAAAGGAAAACTAGATAATTTAAGTAACAAACCAAGTGAATTTAGAagaacaaataataaagaatatgaaacaaaattaaaaggTCCTCCTACGAATGAAAATGATTAcagaaaaaatattatgaagGAACCGGAAGTAAAAACGAAAgttattaatttaaaaaattgtGGTGTAAATAAATCACGTGTAGTTGCATATGAAGTAGTTCCTAAAATTGTTACAACGAAAGATGAGGGGAATAGGAAAATTAATAGAGTGGAATATGAAATAAGAGCAAAATATGATACTACAAGTAAAAATGaggaaaataataatgatacAACAACAAATGAGATATCATCAAAAATGGAAACAAAAAATGAATCTATAATGGGAAATTCAAATGGTACATACGAAGTGagagaagaaaaaatgaatatttcACAACAAAGTAGATTAAATAGTAAAAGTGGTAATATGAATGGAATAAAATCCAATGTCACTACTTCTAAAGAAACTCCAATAGCCAAAccaaataataatattgaaaacAAGGATGGAAAAAATCCATTTATAGACGATGATGTATCAAATAAGAAAGGCAACTTGCaagataataatagaaaattaaatgttacaattaattcaaataatgttaaaaataatttagggaataataataatcaaatGAAACAAGGAACAAATCCATTTATAGATGATGTACATGATAAGAAAGATAATTTTCaagataataatagaaaatTAAATGTTACAACTAATACAACtaatattaaaaacaaGTTAGggaataataataatcaaatGAAGCAAGGTAAAAACCCATTTATAGATGATGATgtaaatgataaaaaagataatttACAAGATAGTAATAGagtattaaaaaaaggTACTAATCCCTTTATAGATGAAGATGAATTAGAGGAGATACATAAACAAGAAagagaagaaaaaattagaaatgagaaaaaacaaaatggaggtaataatcaaaataaaaaaagtagTCCAAATAGTCAAAATAAGACAATTAATcaaaataaacaaaatagTCAAAATAGGAcaaataatcaaaataaacaaaatagTCAAAATAGGAcaaataatcaaaataaacaaaataagCAAAATATTCCAAATAAATTAGATAATAAGAATAAGGAAAATACACAATGCAatcaaaatgaaaatttaaaaacaagtgataataaaactaatgaaaaattaaacaGAAAGACATCTAAAGATAATAAAgtgaataaaaaaaacaatgacgaaaataataattctttaaaaaattcaaaattTAAAGACGTTTTATTAGATGTAGCCAAAGATATTGAAAATGGAATTAGTTCAGATATGCTTAATAAAAATCATAGattaaaaaatgagaataaaaatcaaggaagaaaattaaaaaatgaatcTATTACACAGAAtaaattagaaaataaaagtgCAAGAAATATGGATGATAGTAAACATTTATTTGAAAATGGGtatgatttaaaaaaagaatcAAAAAGAgattttaatatatcacAAGAAAGTGGTTTAGATTATACACATGAATATGAGAGAGAGTTGAATAAGGAGTATGATAGATATTCTGATAGAGGCTCTACATATATGGAATACGATGAATATTGCGATTATGATGAATATGATGATTATAATgattatgatgataattatgTGGGAAATCCAATGAAATTATTTACCAGTGATATAATGAATAGGTATggaaatattaaaagtggattaaaacataatacaaataaaattgCAAAGACTGTTTTAAAAGGTATAGATGATATAGAAGATGAAGGACCATCTATTAAAG
- a CDS encoding putative exported protein (Plasmodium exported protein, unknown function) yields MNKFFVFFIFILGLFNSNKIFYEKYFNISENVNKNNYYLIRRLCEISSNIDEKTTKTLQTHIKSHINNEKDKDLDTISNYDVKDKKSDYFRLLKQEINDAKYDYIDHVNFMNNGSHRNTIKTLRGKLEFYDNLFVDKILDFEIQNKPSPLLDLFLLSLFEILHISCPPVTFIIPVYLIKRFSFLHQFDTDQSTQKVIKYENLK; encoded by the exons ATGAATAAATTTTTTgtgttttttatttttattttaggcttatttaattctaataag atattttatgaaaaatattttaatatctctgaaaatgttaataaaaataattattatttaatcAGACGATTATGTGAAATATCTTCAAATATTGATGAGAAAACTACCAAAACGTTACAAACACATATAAAGAgtcatataaataatgaaaaagataaaGATTTAGACACAATATCTAATTATGATGTAAAGGATAAAAAATCTGATTATTTTCGTTTATTAAAACAAGAAATAAATGATGCAAAATATGATTACATCGATCATGttaattttatgaataatgGTTCACATAGAAATACTATTAAAACGTTGAGAGGTAAATTAGAATTTTATGATAATCTATTTGTAGACAAAATATTAGATTTTGAGATTCAGAATAAGCCTTCACCATTGTTAGATTTATTCTTACTTTCATTGTTTGAAATTTTACACATTTCGTGTCCCCCCGTCACATTTATAATACCTGTATACCTCATTAAAAGATTTTCATTTCTTCATCAGTTTGACACGGATCAAAGTACACAAAAagttataaaatatgagaatttaaaataa